A DNA window from Fragaria vesca subsp. vesca linkage group LG3, FraVesHawaii_1.0, whole genome shotgun sequence contains the following coding sequences:
- the LOC101292195 gene encoding proliferating cell nuclear antigen-like produces MLELRLVQGSLLKKVLESIKDLVTDANFDCSATGFSLQAMDSSHVALVALLLRSEGFEHYRCDRSISMGMNLGNMSKMLKCAGNDDIVTLKADDGSDTVTFMFESPTQDKISDFEMKLMDIDSEHLGIPEAEYHAIVRMPSAEFARICKDLSGIGDTVVISVTKEGVKFSTRGDIGTANIVCRQNTTVDKPEEATIIEMTEPVSLTFALRYMNSFTKASPLSNTVTISLSSELPVVVEYKIAEMGYIRFYLAPKIEEDEEETKPQV; encoded by the exons ATGTTGGAGCTCCGATTGGTCCAGGGCTCGCTTCTCAAGAAGGTTCTGGAGTCCATCAAGGACCTGGTCACCGACGCCAACTTCGACTGCTCCGCCACCGGGTTCTCCCTCCAGGCCATGGACTCCAGCCACGTCGCCCTCGTCGCTCTGCTTCTCAGATCTGAAGGCTTCGAGCACTACCGCTGCGACCGGAGCATCTCCATGGGGATGAACCTCGGCAACATGTCCAAGATGCTCAAGTGCGCCGGCAACGATGACATCGTCACCCTCAAGGCTGACGACGGCAGCGATACCGTCACCTTCATGTTTGAGAGCCCCA CACAAGATAAAATTTCTGATTTTGAGATGAAGCTGATGGACATCGACAGTGAGCACCTTGGAATTCCAGAGGCAGAATACCATGCTATTGTTAGGATGCCTTCTGCTGAGTTTGCCAGGATTTGCAAAGATCTCAGCGGCATTGGTGATACTG TTGTGATTTCTGTGACAAAGGAAGGAGTCAAGTTCTCTACAAGAGGGGATATCGGCACTGCTAATATTGTCTGTAGACAGAACACTACTGTTGACAAG CCTGAGGAAGCAACAATCATAGAGATGACTGAGCCAGTTTCATTGACATTTGCTCTGAGGTACATGAACTCCTTCACAAAAGCATCCCCCTTGTCAAACACAGTTACCATCAGCCTCTCTTCGGAACTGCCAGTTGTGGTTGAGTACAAGATTGCTGAGATGGGCTACATAAGGTTCTACTTGGCTCCAAAGATAGAAGAGGATGAAGAAGAGACAAAGCCTCAAGTTTGA